Proteins co-encoded in one Cucurbita pepo subsp. pepo cultivar mu-cu-16 chromosome LG15, ASM280686v2, whole genome shotgun sequence genomic window:
- the LOC111811377 gene encoding SWI/SNF complex subunit SWI3D-like isoform X2 produces the protein MEDKRRDAGNLPANSTDSPSSEPPSSRRRAGAQKRKASTLGGSISSSAPSKRVTREKSALSHPPNHNGPFTRARFGPNNVAGAASANGGFASAAGSVKTEGSLLHSEVQRGDALVAAAEELNKATRLANLEASFEADFEAIKSRSANSHVVPNHCGWFSWTEVHPIEERSMPSFFSGKDGTRSPDIYIKIRNWIMKKFHANPSTQLEAKDLSELEVGELDARKEVMEFLDHWGLINFHPFLSAESISTSDLDDESQKDSLVEKLFHFETLESCPSIVPKINVTTAAPPRLLRESAISEEMTRPEGPSVEYHCNSCSADCSRKRYHCQKQADFDLCSECFNNGKFDSDMSSSDFILMESVGVPGASGGKWTDQETLLLLEALELYKENWNEIAEHVATKTKAQCILHFIQMPIEDTFLESEDNVEDGAKETVPPLTENDSSVPTDITESMDNKATEKEASNTETGTKEDTGEVKVGMDNSKSEDVEGKAALDNSKLEDGDQKVSEDIALNALREAFEAIGYVLTPEHPLSFADVGNPVMALAAFLARLVGSDVASASARFSLKSVSQKSPSLELATRHCFILEDPPDDQKAKANSESIVNVEAQKNDKEQCVKQRPDNSTSVLDDGALSTNDSNNKNGESVTKETMDNEKSSDAIIEHNPITNHDSDRASNLKESREPELPEVERTGIVKESENVESKSTSNPVEKLGEGTSAEKPSQPKLSPKDVHMSDLQHAEKTEIQKQVPSHSAKTKKELDDEPNHLPSASEPQPTISANSVKEASKDVAIIPDSHNENEPAQTEMSKSVVDQGSSKVADADSLPSTENATPLPVKPTSVIERGADVNQSKDNKEENSNCTSKKEDKIDKLKRAAVTTLSAAAVKAQILANQEEDQIRQLSMILIEKQLHKLESKLAFFNDMENVTVRMREQLDRSKQRLFQERAQIIAARLGLPASSSRGGAPTLPTNRMPMNFANTVPRPPMGMVPQRPPMSGLPGMPASNPNPQYPTTSTTISGSSFRPANQDTLSSVGSK, from the exons ATGGAGGACAAGCGCCGCGACGCCGGAAATTTACCGGCAAACAGCACCGATTCTCCGTCATCGGAGCCGCCTTCTTCTCGTCGTCGAGCTGGAGCTCAGAAGCGAAAGGCAAGTACTCTCGGTGGCTCTATCTCCTCATCCGCGCCCTCGAAACGCGTTACTCGCGAAAAATCTGCGCTTTCACATCCTCCAAATCATAACGGCCCTTTCACCAGAGCTCGATTTGGCCCTAACAATGTTGCTGGAGCAGCATCGGCTAATGGAGGTTTTGCCTCCGCCGCCGGATCAGTTAAGACGGAAGGCTCTTTACTTCATTCTGAAGTTCAGCGTGGAGACGCGTTGGTCGCTGCGGCGGAGGAATTGAACAAGGCGACTAGATTGGCGAATTTGGAGGCGTCTTTCGAAGCTGATTTCGAAGCCATTAAATCTCGGAGTGCGAATTCTCATGTAGTTCCGAATCATTGCG GTTGGTTTTCATGGACAGAAGTCCATCCAATTGAGGAACGTTCGATGCCTTCTTTTTTCAGTGGAAAGGATGGCACTCGAAGTCCTGATATATATATCAAGATACGTAATTGGATTATGAAAAAATTCCATGCAAATCCCAGTACGCAGCTTGAAGCAAAAGATCTATCAGAGCTGGAAGTTGGAGAGCTAGATGCTAGAAAGGAGGTGATGGAGTTTCTTGACCATTGGGGTTTGATTAATTTTCACCCTTTCCTATCTGCAGAATCAATTTCAACAAGTGATCTTGACGATGAAAGTCAAAAGGACTCTTTGGTTGAGAAGTTGTTTCACTTTGAAACATTAGAATCCTGCCCATCTATTGTTCCGAAGATCAATGTTACCACTGCAGCTCCACCTAGATTGCTTAGAGAATCTGCAATTTCTGAAGAGATGACGAGGCCTGAGGGTCCATCTGTTGAGTACCACTGTAACTCATGCTCTGCTGATTGCTCTCGGAAACGTTACCACTGCCAGAAGCAg GCAGATTTTGATTTATGTTCGGAGTGCTTTAACAATGGGAAATTTGATTCCGATATGTCTTCATCAGATTTTATTCTCATGGAGTCTGTCGGGGTTCCTGGTGCTAGTGGAGGTAAGTGGACAGATCAGGAAACTCTCCTCCTCCTTGAGGCTTTAGAGCTTTATAAGGAAAACTGGAATGAGATTGCTGAACATGTGGCTACCAAAACAAAAGCCCAATGTATATTGCACTTTATTCAAATGCCAATTGAGGATACCTTTCTTGAATCTGAGGATAATGTTGAAGACGGTGCAAAAGAAACTGTTCCACCTTTAACTGAAAATGATTCATCAGTTCCTACTGATATCACTGAATCAATGGATAATAAGGCTACTGAAAAAGAGGCTTCGAATACAGAAACTGGAACCAAGGAAGATACAGGTGAGGTAAAAGTTGGGATGGATAATTCAAAATCAGAGGATGTTGAAGGAAAAGCTGCTTTAGATAACTCCAAATTAGAAGATGGTGATCAGAAGGTTTCTGAAGACATTGCCTTGAATGCTTTGAGGGAGGCATTTGAAGCCATTGGTTACGTATTAACACCTGAGCACCCACTATCATTTGCTGATGTAGGGAACCCTGTCATGGCATTG GCTGCATTCCTTGCACGCTTAGTTGGATCAGATGTTGCCAGTGCATCGGCCcgtttttctttgaaaagcGTTTCTCAGAAATCTCCCAGTTTAGAACTGGCTACAAGGCACTGCTTTATTTTAGAAGATCCACCAGATGATCAGAAGGCCAAAGCTAATTCAGAGAG TATTGTCAATGTGGAAGCTCAGAAAAATGACAAGGAACAGTGTGTGAAACAGAGACCAGACAATTCTACTTCGGTCCTCGATGACGGAGCCCTATCAACTAATGACAGTAAtaacaaaaatggagaatcGGTGACAAAGGAAACTATGGATAATGAAAAGTCTTCAGATGCTATTATAGAACACAATCCAATTACTAATCATGATTCAGATAGAGCAAGTAATTTGAAAGAATCGAGAGAACCAGAATTACCTGAGGTTGAAAGAACAGGCATTGTGAAGGAATCTGAAAATGTAGAATCAAAATCGACATCAAATCCAGTTGAAAAGTTGGGAGAAGGAACTTCTGCTGAAAAACCATCACAACCGAAGTTGTCACCAAAGGATGTTCATATGTCAGATTTGCAACATGCTGAAAAAACTGAGATTCAGAAGCAAGTTCCATCTCATTCTgccaaaactaaaaaagaattagatgACGAGCCAAATCATTTACCCTCTGCAAGCGAGCCTCAACCAACAATTTCTGCTAATTCAGTGAAAGAAGCCTCAAAAGATGTAGCTATTATACCTGATTCTCACAATGAGAATGAACCTGCACAAACTGAAATGTCTAAATCCGTGGTTGACCAGGGATCAAGCAAGGTCGCTGACGCTGATTCTTTGCCCTCAACAGAGAATGCAACCCCACTACCAGTAAAACCAACTTCGGTTATTGAAAGAGGAGCAG ATGTTAATCAAAGCAAGGacaacaaagaagaaaactcCAATTGTACGAGTAAAAAGGAGGATAAAATCGATAAGTTGAAGCGTGCTGCGGTTACGACACTGTCAGCAGCAGCAGTGAAGGCACAAATTCTGGCTAATCAAGAAGAGGACCAAATCCGTCAACTTTCCATGATATTAATCGAAAAACAG CTGCATAAGTTGGAAAGCAAGTTAGCATTCTTCAACGACATGGAAAACGTGACGGTGAGAATGAGGGAGCAACTAGACAGGTCAAAGCAGAGGCTTTTCCAGGAACGTGCACAGATAATCGCTGCTCGACTAGGCTTACCTGCTTCATCATCACGAGGTGGGGCACCAACATTACCAACAAACAGGATGCCCATGAACTTTGCAAACACAGTCCCAAGGCCTCCAATGGGCATGGTGCCCCAAAGGCCTCCGATGTCGGGACTGCCGGGTATGCCTGCTTCTAACCCTAACCCCCAATACCCAACAACCAGTACAACAATTTCTGGGAGTTCATTTCGCCCTGCAAATCAGGACACACTTTCTTCTGTTGGGTCAAAGTAA
- the LOC111811377 gene encoding SWI/SNF complex subunit SWI3D-like isoform X1 yields MEDKRRDAGNLPANSTDSPSSEPPSSRRRAGAQKRKASTLGGSISSSAPSKRVTREKSALSHPPNHNGPFTRARFGPNNVAGAASANGGFASAAGSVKTEGSLLHSEVQRGDALVAAAEELNKATRLANLEASFEADFEAIKSRSANSHVVPNHCGWFSWTEVHPIEERSMPSFFSGKDGTRSPDIYIKIRNWIMKKFHANPSTQLEAKDLSELEVGELDARKEVMEFLDHWGLINFHPFLSAESISTSDLDDESQKDSLVEKLFHFETLESCPSIVPKINVTTAAPPRLLRESAISEEMTRPEGPSVEYHCNSCSADCSRKRYHCQKQADFDLCSECFNNGKFDSDMSSSDFILMESVGVPGASGGKWTDQETLLLLEALELYKENWNEIAEHVATKTKAQCILHFIQMPIEDTFLESEDNVEDGAKETVPPLTENDSSVPTDITESMDNKATEKEASNTETGTKEDTGEVKVGMDNSKSEDVEGKAALDNSKLEDGDQKVSEDIALNALREAFEAIGYVLTPEHPLSFADVGNPVMALAAFLARLVGSDVASASARFSLKSVSQKSPSLELATRHCFILEDPPDDQKAKANSESIVNVEAQKNDKEQCVKQRPDNSTSVLDDGALSTNDSNNKNGESVTKETMDNEKSSDAIIEHNPITNHDSDRASNLKESREPELPEVERTGIVKESENVESKSTSNPVEKLGEGTSAEKPSQPKLSPKDVHMSDLQHAEKTEIQKQVPSHSAKTKKELDDEPNHLPSASEPQPTISANSVKEASKDVAIIPDSHNENEPAQTEMSKSVVDQGSSKVADADSLPSTENATPLPVKPTSVIERGAADVNQSKDNKEENSNCTSKKEDKIDKLKRAAVTTLSAAAVKAQILANQEEDQIRQLSMILIEKQLHKLESKLAFFNDMENVTVRMREQLDRSKQRLFQERAQIIAARLGLPASSSRGGAPTLPTNRMPMNFANTVPRPPMGMVPQRPPMSGLPGMPASNPNPQYPTTSTTISGSSFRPANQDTLSSVGSK; encoded by the exons ATGGAGGACAAGCGCCGCGACGCCGGAAATTTACCGGCAAACAGCACCGATTCTCCGTCATCGGAGCCGCCTTCTTCTCGTCGTCGAGCTGGAGCTCAGAAGCGAAAGGCAAGTACTCTCGGTGGCTCTATCTCCTCATCCGCGCCCTCGAAACGCGTTACTCGCGAAAAATCTGCGCTTTCACATCCTCCAAATCATAACGGCCCTTTCACCAGAGCTCGATTTGGCCCTAACAATGTTGCTGGAGCAGCATCGGCTAATGGAGGTTTTGCCTCCGCCGCCGGATCAGTTAAGACGGAAGGCTCTTTACTTCATTCTGAAGTTCAGCGTGGAGACGCGTTGGTCGCTGCGGCGGAGGAATTGAACAAGGCGACTAGATTGGCGAATTTGGAGGCGTCTTTCGAAGCTGATTTCGAAGCCATTAAATCTCGGAGTGCGAATTCTCATGTAGTTCCGAATCATTGCG GTTGGTTTTCATGGACAGAAGTCCATCCAATTGAGGAACGTTCGATGCCTTCTTTTTTCAGTGGAAAGGATGGCACTCGAAGTCCTGATATATATATCAAGATACGTAATTGGATTATGAAAAAATTCCATGCAAATCCCAGTACGCAGCTTGAAGCAAAAGATCTATCAGAGCTGGAAGTTGGAGAGCTAGATGCTAGAAAGGAGGTGATGGAGTTTCTTGACCATTGGGGTTTGATTAATTTTCACCCTTTCCTATCTGCAGAATCAATTTCAACAAGTGATCTTGACGATGAAAGTCAAAAGGACTCTTTGGTTGAGAAGTTGTTTCACTTTGAAACATTAGAATCCTGCCCATCTATTGTTCCGAAGATCAATGTTACCACTGCAGCTCCACCTAGATTGCTTAGAGAATCTGCAATTTCTGAAGAGATGACGAGGCCTGAGGGTCCATCTGTTGAGTACCACTGTAACTCATGCTCTGCTGATTGCTCTCGGAAACGTTACCACTGCCAGAAGCAg GCAGATTTTGATTTATGTTCGGAGTGCTTTAACAATGGGAAATTTGATTCCGATATGTCTTCATCAGATTTTATTCTCATGGAGTCTGTCGGGGTTCCTGGTGCTAGTGGAGGTAAGTGGACAGATCAGGAAACTCTCCTCCTCCTTGAGGCTTTAGAGCTTTATAAGGAAAACTGGAATGAGATTGCTGAACATGTGGCTACCAAAACAAAAGCCCAATGTATATTGCACTTTATTCAAATGCCAATTGAGGATACCTTTCTTGAATCTGAGGATAATGTTGAAGACGGTGCAAAAGAAACTGTTCCACCTTTAACTGAAAATGATTCATCAGTTCCTACTGATATCACTGAATCAATGGATAATAAGGCTACTGAAAAAGAGGCTTCGAATACAGAAACTGGAACCAAGGAAGATACAGGTGAGGTAAAAGTTGGGATGGATAATTCAAAATCAGAGGATGTTGAAGGAAAAGCTGCTTTAGATAACTCCAAATTAGAAGATGGTGATCAGAAGGTTTCTGAAGACATTGCCTTGAATGCTTTGAGGGAGGCATTTGAAGCCATTGGTTACGTATTAACACCTGAGCACCCACTATCATTTGCTGATGTAGGGAACCCTGTCATGGCATTG GCTGCATTCCTTGCACGCTTAGTTGGATCAGATGTTGCCAGTGCATCGGCCcgtttttctttgaaaagcGTTTCTCAGAAATCTCCCAGTTTAGAACTGGCTACAAGGCACTGCTTTATTTTAGAAGATCCACCAGATGATCAGAAGGCCAAAGCTAATTCAGAGAG TATTGTCAATGTGGAAGCTCAGAAAAATGACAAGGAACAGTGTGTGAAACAGAGACCAGACAATTCTACTTCGGTCCTCGATGACGGAGCCCTATCAACTAATGACAGTAAtaacaaaaatggagaatcGGTGACAAAGGAAACTATGGATAATGAAAAGTCTTCAGATGCTATTATAGAACACAATCCAATTACTAATCATGATTCAGATAGAGCAAGTAATTTGAAAGAATCGAGAGAACCAGAATTACCTGAGGTTGAAAGAACAGGCATTGTGAAGGAATCTGAAAATGTAGAATCAAAATCGACATCAAATCCAGTTGAAAAGTTGGGAGAAGGAACTTCTGCTGAAAAACCATCACAACCGAAGTTGTCACCAAAGGATGTTCATATGTCAGATTTGCAACATGCTGAAAAAACTGAGATTCAGAAGCAAGTTCCATCTCATTCTgccaaaactaaaaaagaattagatgACGAGCCAAATCATTTACCCTCTGCAAGCGAGCCTCAACCAACAATTTCTGCTAATTCAGTGAAAGAAGCCTCAAAAGATGTAGCTATTATACCTGATTCTCACAATGAGAATGAACCTGCACAAACTGAAATGTCTAAATCCGTGGTTGACCAGGGATCAAGCAAGGTCGCTGACGCTGATTCTTTGCCCTCAACAGAGAATGCAACCCCACTACCAGTAAAACCAACTTCGGTTATTGAAAGAGGAGCAG cAGATGTTAATCAAAGCAAGGacaacaaagaagaaaactcCAATTGTACGAGTAAAAAGGAGGATAAAATCGATAAGTTGAAGCGTGCTGCGGTTACGACACTGTCAGCAGCAGCAGTGAAGGCACAAATTCTGGCTAATCAAGAAGAGGACCAAATCCGTCAACTTTCCATGATATTAATCGAAAAACAG CTGCATAAGTTGGAAAGCAAGTTAGCATTCTTCAACGACATGGAAAACGTGACGGTGAGAATGAGGGAGCAACTAGACAGGTCAAAGCAGAGGCTTTTCCAGGAACGTGCACAGATAATCGCTGCTCGACTAGGCTTACCTGCTTCATCATCACGAGGTGGGGCACCAACATTACCAACAAACAGGATGCCCATGAACTTTGCAAACACAGTCCCAAGGCCTCCAATGGGCATGGTGCCCCAAAGGCCTCCGATGTCGGGACTGCCGGGTATGCCTGCTTCTAACCCTAACCCCCAATACCCAACAACCAGTACAACAATTTCTGGGAGTTCATTTCGCCCTGCAAATCAGGACACACTTTCTTCTGTTGGGTCAAAGTAA
- the LOC111811378 gene encoding ras-related protein Rab7, which translates to MPSRRRTLLKVIILGDSGVGKTSLMNQYVNKKFSNQYKATIGADFLTKEVQFEDRLFTLQIWDTAGQERFQSLGVAFYRGADCCVLVYDVNSMKSFDNLNNWREEFLIQASPSDPENFPFVVLGNKVDIDGGNSRVVSEKKARAWCASKGNIPYFETSAKEGINVEEAFECIAKNALKSGEEEEIYLPDTIDVARNNQPRSSGCDC; encoded by the exons ATGCCTTCCCGAAGAAGGACCCTCTTGAAGGTCATCATCCTTGGGGATAGCGG GGTTGGGAAGACCTCTTTGATGAACCA ATATGTAAATAAGAAGTTTAGTAATCAATACAAGGCCACCATTGGAGCTGATTTTTTGACTAAAGAGGTGCAATTCGAAGATAGACTTTTCACTTTGCAG ATATGGGATACAGCAGGCCAGGAACGATTCCAAAGTCTTGGTGTTGCTTTTTACAGAGGTGCTGATTGCTGCGTTCTGGTGTATGATGTCAATTCAATGAAATCATTTGACAACCTTAACAACTGGCGGGAAGAATTCCTTATCCAG GCGAGCCCTTCCGATCCCGAAAATTTTCCCTTCGTTGTTCTAGGAAATAAAGTTGACATAGATGGTGGAAACAGTAGAGTT GTTTCGGAGAAAAAGGCACGAGCTTGGTGTGCATCGAAAGGAAACATCCCATACTTTGAAACTTCTGCCAAAGAAGGCATTAATGTGGAAGAAGCCTTCGAATGCATTGCAAAAAATGCCCTCAAGAGtggggaagaggaagagat ATACTTACCCGACACCATCGATGTTGCGAGGAACAATCAGCCAAGATCATCTGGATGCGACTGCTGA
- the LOC111811479 gene encoding coatomer subunit gamma, giving the protein MAQPLIKKDDDRDDEAEYSPFLGIEKGAVLQEARVFNDPQLDPRRCSQVITKLLYLLNQGENFTKIEATEVFFAVTKLFQSRDIGLRRMVYLMIKEISPSADEVIIVTSSLMKDMNSKTDMYRANSIRVLCRITDGTLLTQIERYLKQAIVDKNPVVASAALVSGIHLLQTNPEIVKRWSNEVQEAVQSRAALVQFHALALLHQIRQNDRLAVSKLVTSLTRGTVRSPLAQCLLIRYTSQVIRESATSTQTGDRPFYDFLEGCLRHKAEMVIFEAAKAITELHGVTSRELTPAITVLQLFLSSSKPVLRFAAVRTLNKVAMIHPLAVTNCNIDMESLISDQNRSIATLAITTLLKTGNESSVDRLMKQITNFMSDIADEFKIVVIEAIKSLCLKFPLKYRSLMNFLSNILREEGGFDYKKAIVDSIVILIRDIPDAKESGLLHLCEFIEDCEFTYLSTQILHFLGIEGPKTSDPSKYIRYIYNRVHLENATVRASAVSTLARFGVTVESLRPRIYVLLRRCLFDNDDEVRDRATLYLKTLEGDDTATKTEKDATDFLFGSLDVPLINLATSLKNYVSSEEPFNINSVPKEIKSQPVAEKKAPGKKPAGLGAPPIGPTSTVDAYEKLLSSIPEFADFGKLFKSSAPVELTEAETEYAVNVVKHIFNSHVVFQYNCTNTIPEQLLENVTVVVDASEAEEFTEVISKPLRSLPYDSPGQTFVAFEKPEGIPAVGKFSNMLRFIVKEVDPSTGEAEEDGVEDEYQLEDLEVVAADYMLKVGVSNFKNAWESLGPDCERVDEYGLGARESLAEAVGAVINLLGMQPCEGTEAVPSNSRSHTCLLSGVYYGDVKVLVRLSFGIDSSREVAMKLAARSDDEDVSDAIHEIVACG; this is encoded by the exons ATGGCTCAGCCTCTCATCAAGAAGGACGACGACCGCGATGACGAAG CTGAGTATTCTCCGTTTTTGGGGATTGAGAAGGGTGCTGTTCTTCAGGAAGCTAGGGTTTTTAACGATCCTCAATTAGATCCAAGAAGATGCTCTCAG GTTATCACGAAGCTTCTATACCTTCTGAATCAGGGCGAAAACTTCACAAAG aTTGAAGCCACCGAAGTTTTCTTTGCTGTCACAAAGCTTTTCCAGTCGAGAGATATAGGGTTGAGGAGAATGGTTTATTTGATGATAAAGGAGATTTCTCCATCTGCTGATGAG gTTATTATTGTGACTAGCTCCCTAATGAAGGATATGAATAGTAAGACTGATATGTATCGGGCAAATTCCATTCGTGTCCTTTGTCGGATTACAGATGGAACCCTTCTCACCCAGATCGAGAGGTATCTGAAACAAGCAATTGTAGATAAGAATCCTGTGGTAGCTAGTGCCGCCTTAGTTAGTGGTATTCATTTGCTCCAG ACAAATCCAGAAATTGTCAAGCGATGGAGTAATGAGGTTCAGGAAGCTGTTCAGTCAAGGGCAGCGCTTGTTCAATTTCACGCTCTTGCATTGCTTCATCAA ATACGTCAAAATGATCGTCTAGCCGTTAGCAAACTGGTCACTAGCCTAACAAGGGGTACTGTTCGGTCTCCATTGGCTCAATGCCTCTTGATTCGCTATACCAGTCAG GTTATTCGTGAATCAGCTACCAGTACTCAAACTGGTGACCGACCCTTCTATGATTTTCTTGAGGGTTGTCTGCGCCACAAAGCAGAGATGGTGATCTTTGAAGCTGCCAAAGCAATCACTGAGCTGCATGGTGTAACAAGCAGAGAATTGACTCCTGCCATTACTGTTCTTCAGCTCTTTTTAAGCTCCTCAAAGCCAGTGCTGAGATTTGCTGCTGTCCGCACTTTGAATAAG GTGGCAATGATTCATCCATTGGCTGTCACTAACTGCAATATTGATATGGAGAGCTTGATTTCTGATCAAAACAGAAGCATTGCAACTCTTGCAATAACAACACTTCTAAAAACAGGAAATGAATCAAGTGTGGACCGTCTAATGAAGCAGATAACAAACTTTATGTCAGATATTGCAGATGAGTTTAAAATTGTCGTGATAGAAGCTATTAAATCTTTGTGTTTGAAGTTCCCATTGAAGTATAGATCTCT GATGAATTTCCTTAGCAACATTCTCAGAGAAGAAGGGGgctttgattataaaaaagCTATCGTGGATTCAATTGTTATTCTTATAAGAGATATTCCTGATGCAAAAGAGAGTGGGTTGCTTCACTTGTGTGAATTTATTGAAGATTGTGAATTCACCTATCTATCGACACAG ATCCTTCACTTTCTTGGAATTGAAGGACCCAAAACCTCCGATCCTAGTAAATACATACGATACATATACAACCGAGTACATCTTGAAAATGCAACGGTTCGTGCCAGTGCTGTGAGCACATTGGCAAGATTTGGTGTTACAGTTGAATCTTTAAGG CCTCGAATATATGTTCTGTTGAGACGATGTCTCTTTGACAACGATGATGAG GTTCGAGATAGGGCCACCCTATACTTAAAAACACTTGAAGGTGATGATACAGCTACTAAAACTGAGAAGGATGCCACTGACTTTCTTTTTGGGTCTCTGGATGTCCCACTGATCAATCTAGCAACAAGTTTGAAGAATTAT GTGTCTTCTGAGGAACCTTTTAACATTAATTCCGTGCCCAAGGAAATCAAGTCTCAGCCAGTTGCTGAGAAGAAAGCCCCAGGTAAAAAGCCAGCTGGGCTCGGTGCTCCTCCAATTGGCCCAACATCCACTGTTGATGCATATGAAAAGCTACTTTCCTCGATTCCAGAATTTGCCGACTTTGGGAAGCTTTTCAAG TCTTCAGCACCTGTGGAGCTTACAGAAGCAGAAACGGAATATGCAGTTAATGTTGTTAAGCATATTTTTAACAGCCATGTTGTGTTTCAGTACAACTGCACGAATACAATTCCAGAGCAACTACTTGAAAAT GTCACTGTTGTTGTTGATGCGTCTGAAGCAGAGGAATTCACTGAAGTGATATCCAAGCCTCTCAGATCACTTCCCTATGATTCACCTGGACAAACCTTTGTGGCATTTGAGAAGCCTGAAGGGATCCCCGCTGTTGggaaattttcaaacatgttGAGATTTATTGTTAAAGAG GTTGACCCCAGCACTGGTGAGGCAGAAGAAGATGGTGTAGAGGATGAATATCAGCTGGAGGATCTGGAGGTTGTTGCAGCTGATTACATGTTGAAAGTAGGGgtctctaattttaaaaatgcttGGGAAAGCTTGGGTCCAGATTGTGAGCGAGTTGACGAATACGGACTTGGGGCAAGGGAGAGTTTGGCTGAAGCTGTAGGTGCTGTCATAAATCTTCTCGGCATGCAGCCCTGTGAG GGTACTGAGGCTGTCCCAAGCAACTCAAGATCACACACCTGCCTATTATCTGGTGTGTACTATGGCGACGTGAAGGTACTTGTGCGATTATCGTTTGGAATCGATTCTTCAAGAGAGGTTGCGATGAAACTGGCCGCTAGATCAGATGATGAAGATGTGAGTGATGCCATCCATGAGATAGTTGCCTGTGGCTAA